The Thermovirga sp. genome includes a region encoding these proteins:
- a CDS encoding heavy-metal-associated domain-containing protein, giving the protein MSKEYSYRVPDMSCGHCVKRITGVLESMGVSDFRVSLEEKKLFAGQPFEEKVVQALEESGYPVTLEN; this is encoded by the coding sequence ATGAGCAAGGAGTATTCCTACAGGGTACCGGATATGTCGTGCGGTCACTGCGTCAAGAGGATAACCGGGGTCCTGGAGTCGATGGGAGTGAGCGACTTCAGGGTTTCCCTCGAGGAGAAGAAGCTATTCGCAGGCCAGCCTTTCGAAGAAAAGGTCGTCCAGGCCCTTGAAGAGTCAGGATATCCCGTGACACTCGAAAACTGA